The following coding sequences lie in one Arachis hypogaea cultivar Tifrunner chromosome 9, arahy.Tifrunner.gnm2.J5K5, whole genome shotgun sequence genomic window:
- the LOC140175034 gene encoding uncharacterized protein translates to MIDQHNPIAQSFRRVREFHENHPSQMFSLKLFSQRERDRRVYNYPSCDEVAALVVGDFDSSDTGRDVIVKSATGQLQRIYETHALYWPLQYPLLFPYGEDGYQLGIPYRDIQDINVAGRRTRVSMREFICFRLQMREDEDSIIHKSRRLFQQFVVDSFSMIESQRLYEIRKKHSTIRGEVLQGIEEAMRRGDTEASSIGTRVILPSSFTGGKRYMFNNCQDAMAICKHFGYPDLFLTLTCNPNWPEFQRYINRDQVPIADRPDIAYRVFHAKMKCLLNDLKNDVFFGPLNAGMYTIEFQKRGLPHAHILLWLDGRNRLQNIEIVDELICAELPNPMKFSHLYSVVSKYMIHGPCGRVRPTSPCMKDGRCSKFYPKQFVNYTSFDEDGYPIYKRRDIGVTVKSHGVDLDNRFVVPYNPLLLMKYQAHINLEFCNKSNVIKYLFKYINKGPDRVTATISHSTETTHSFEVVDEIKQYYDCRYLSPCESMWRIFAYEIHHRWPPVQRLRFHLPNQQHVVFDDHDTIGSDEH, encoded by the exons ATGATTGATCAACACAATCCCATAGCACAATCATTTAGAAGAGTGAGGGAATTCCATGAGAATCACCCGTCTCAGATGTTTTCTTTGAAATTGTTTAGTCAAAGAGAACGTGATCGAAGAGTTTATAATTATCCTTCGTGCGATGAAGTTGCTGCTTTGGTTGTTGGTGATTTTGATTCTTCTGATACTGGTCGTGATGTCATTGTTAAATCTGCAACTGGCCAACTTCAAAGAATATATGAGACACATGCTTTATACTGGCCATTGCAATATCCCTTGCTTTTTCCTTACGGGGAAGATGGTTATCAATTGGGTATTCCTTATCGAGATATTCAAGATATAAATGTTGCAGGGAGAAGAACTAGAGTATCCATGCGAGAATTTATCTGTTTTCGTTTGCAAATGAGAGAGGATGAGGATAGCATTATTCATAAGTCTAGAAGATTGTTCCAACAGTTTGTTGTTGATTCATTCTCTATGATTGAGTCACAGAGGCTTTATGAAATCAGGAAAAAACATAGCACAATTAGAGGAGAAGTCTTACAAGGTATTGAAGAAGCTATGCGACGCGGTGATACTGAAGCATCATCAATTGGTACTCGAGTGATTTTGCCTTCTTCTTTCACTGGTGGTAAACGTTACATGTTTAATAATTGCCAAGATGCTATGGCTATTTGTAAGCATTTTGGGTATCCAGATCTATTTCTTACCCTTACTTGCAATCCTAACTGGCCTGAGTTTCAAAGATATATTAATCGTGATCAAGTTCCAATTGCTGATCGGCCAGACATTGCTTACCGAGTCTTTCATGCTAAGATGAAGTGTCTTCTTAATGATCTTAAGAATGATGTTTTTTTTGGTCCTCTTAATGCAG gtATGTATACAATTGAGTTTCAAAAAAGAGGTTTGCCACATGCACATATTCTACTTTGGCTTGATGGAAGGAATAGATTGCAGAATATTGAAATTGTTGATGAGTTGATTTGTGCGGAACTTCCTAATCCTATGAAGTTTTCACATTTGTATAGTGTGGTTAGTAAATACATGATTCATGGCCCTTGTGGTAGGGTAAGACCAACTTCTCCATGCATGAAAGATGGAAGATGCTCCAAGTTTTATCCGAAGCAGTTTGTTAATTATACGAGTTTTGATGAAGATGGTTATCCTATTTACAAGCGTCGAGATATTGGTGTTACAGTTAAAAGTCATGGTGTTGATCTTGATAATAGATTTGTTGTTCCATATAATCCATTATTGTTGATGAAGTACCAGGCTCATATTAATTTGGAATTTTGCAACAAGTCAAATGTTATAAAGTATCTTTTCAAGTACATTAACAAGGGTCCAGATCGTGTAACTGCAACTATTAGTCATTCAACTGAGACAACTCATTCTTTTGAAGTGGTTGATGAGATCAAACAGTATTATGATTGTCGGTATCTTTCACCTTGTGAATCTATGTGGAGAATTTTTGCATATGAAATTCATCATAGATGGCCACCTGTGCAAAGACTCAGATTTCATTTACCTAATCAGCAGCATGTTGTGTTCGATGATCATGATACTATTGGCTCT GACGAACACTAA
- the LOC140175265 gene encoding non-specific lipid transfer protein GPI-anchored 31-like → MASHSPTRFCFSLIVLCAVFILGANGASPSHSHNAAPAPAVDCSSLVLTMADCLSFVTNGSTTTKPEGNCCSGLKSVLKTAPQCLCEAFKSSAQFGVVLNVTKALALPAACKVSAPSASNCGLSETPAAAPVYLTGLLMEVEEAEEIVWNQLAPLGEAGGRRSSS, encoded by the exons ATGGCATCACACTCACCAACCCGTTTCTGTTTCTCTCTCATTGTTCTCTGTGCAGTCTTCATCTTGGGAGCTAACGGAGCCTCACCGTCCCACTCGCACAACGCTGCCCCAGCCCCCGCCGTGGATTGCTCCTCCCTGGTTCTAACCATGGCGGATTGCTTGTCCTTCGTCACCAAtggcagcaccaccaccaagccGGAAGGTAACTGCTGCTCCGGGCTCAAATCGGTTCTGAAAACGGCGCCTCAGTGTCTGTGTGAAGCCTTCAAGAGCAGCGCTCAGTTCGGCGTCGTTCTCAATGTCACCAAGGCCCTCGCTCTCCCCGCTGCATGCAAAGTCTCCGCCCCTTCCGCTTCCAACTGTGGAT TGTCTGAAACACCTGCCGCCGCTCCTG TGTATCTAACAGGACTTCTAATGGAGGTAGAAGAAGCAGAAGAAAT AGTTTGGAATCAACTAGCACCTTTGGGGGAAGCAGgtggaagaagaagcagcagctga
- the LOC112708788 gene encoding uncharacterized protein isoform X1: MRLKVEDQASTFMASLVIGFLSKRKNIPLLQITSDLLLFILPMDDYLPSADLIGGSIILQDTPIINANFILSDDSEIYDPTVNSWNELRSPVDHPLFSQSEVQGCLDIGDPVYTCLYCGASFWLLERVEKQLRINQPLFTLCCFQGKIASFYTLLFSRKNSITVSSESSRFII, encoded by the exons ATGAGGCTGAAAGTTGAAGACCAAG CAAGTACTTTCATGGCCTCTCTGGTTATAGGTTTTCTTTCAAAAAGGAAAAACATTCCCCTTCTACAAATCACGTCAGATCTCCTGCTCTTCATTCTTCCGATGGATGATTATCTGCCTTCTGCAGATTTGATTG gggGATCAATTATTTTGCAAGATACTCCAATTATTAATGCCAATTTCATATTATCAG ATGACTCTGAAATATATGATCCTACTGTAAATTCTTGGAATGAGCTTCGGTCTCCTGTTGATCATCCACTTTTTTCACAAAGTGAAGTTCAAG GTTGTCTCGATATTGGTGACCCTGTGTATACTTGTCTATATTGTGGTGCGTCGTTTTGGTTACTAGAGCGGGTTGAAAAACAGTTAAGAATTAATCAGCCTCTTTTTACACTTTGTTGTTTTCAAGGAAAAATAGCCTCTTTTTACACTTTGTTGTTTTCAAGGAAAAATTCAATTACCGTATCTTCAGAAAGCTCcagatttattatataa
- the LOC112708788 gene encoding uncharacterized protein isoform X2: MRLKVEDQGFLSKRKNIPLLQITSDLLLFILPMDDYLPSADLIGGSIILQDTPIINANFILSDDSEIYDPTVNSWNELRSPVDHPLFSQSEVQGCLDIGDPVYTCLYCGASFWLLERVEKQLRINQPLFTLCCFQGKIASFYTLLFSRKNSITVSSESSRFII; this comes from the exons ATGAGGCTGAAAGTTGAAGACCAAG GTTTTCTTTCAAAAAGGAAAAACATTCCCCTTCTACAAATCACGTCAGATCTCCTGCTCTTCATTCTTCCGATGGATGATTATCTGCCTTCTGCAGATTTGATTG gggGATCAATTATTTTGCAAGATACTCCAATTATTAATGCCAATTTCATATTATCAG ATGACTCTGAAATATATGATCCTACTGTAAATTCTTGGAATGAGCTTCGGTCTCCTGTTGATCATCCACTTTTTTCACAAAGTGAAGTTCAAG GTTGTCTCGATATTGGTGACCCTGTGTATACTTGTCTATATTGTGGTGCGTCGTTTTGGTTACTAGAGCGGGTTGAAAAACAGTTAAGAATTAATCAGCCTCTTTTTACACTTTGTTGTTTTCAAGGAAAAATAGCCTCTTTTTACACTTTGTTGTTTTCAAGGAAAAATTCAATTACCGTATCTTCAGAAAGCTCcagatttattatataa
- the LOC112710135 gene encoding disease resistance-like protein DSC1, producing the protein MDLQKLNLDNTNETENSFVKDQNYAHIESLLRTQPREVQVIGVWGMGGIGKTTIAAAIFEEFSPKYEVNCFLANVREESSKHGFKYILNKLLCELLQEDIHIDTPTIISSNIMNRLRHKKALIVLDDVNSSDLLDLLLGVGHDYLGVGSRVIVTTRDKHVLTSRALDQILEVKEMNYHNSLKLFSLNAFNQIHPPENGFRELSKRAVAYAKGNPLALKVLGSFLRSKSENEWDSALAKLKGTPDANVHKVLRLSFDELDDAEKNIFLDIACFFKGEEREKVIMILNSCGFHANIGIRNLLDKALITITKMKRIQMHDLIQEMGQEIVCEESAKIPGGQSRLWNPDEVCDILKNDKGTDAIESIFLDMTQTTDLYISSNAFRKMPNLRLLAFADSIGHGERRTNNNLYLPINLELPNSLRYIQWDGYPLKSLPSIGWPKNLVEISMPYSNVEKLWDGVQNLPSLEIIDLRGSKRLIECPNFSATPNLKEVWFNFCESLTHVHPSIFSLEKLEFLAVYGCKELKSLCSSHCSPSLHTVVAYNCPNLQEFSVPILHQDSKIHLHLRSTPLKELPPSILHLKHLVNFSFPISKNLAKLPANFANQIMLSDISEHEQDVVTTLHSVLPSPVFKHVKLLKFDNCHSLTELPDNISLLSSLVKLSFHKTNVIGLPESIKFLPQLKVLKVCHCEMLQFIPVFPPSVECLKVWDCKSLKTILSLESETPKQHAGTFIFLDCMNFDENSCNAILKDAIARTKCWMETILTTESEVSEEQRDNEDHTVINFGKICYFFPIRGSILQEFFHDYSAQSSFSTKVPPSSNLCGFIFFLVLSGAQSCSTDELVINFECECYLETSWGESIHVASSAIVEWDCDMTFGYQLNVMQDHVLLWYDEECSKQIMEAVKGRESITEKNSHFNAKVTVKFVARLPNKEEAMIKECGVRWIYSNMEAGS; encoded by the exons ATGGATCTGCAGAAATTGAATCTCGATAATACAAATGAAACCGAAAACTCTTTTGTGAAGGACCAAAACTATGCACATATTGAATCTTTATTGAGAACCCAACCAAGAGAAGTTCAAGTAATTGGAGTCTGGGGCATGGGCGGTATAGGTAAGACAACCATTGCTGCTGCTATATTTGAAGAGTTCTCTCCCAAATATGAAGTCAATTGTTTCTTGGCAAATGTAAGAGAAGAATCATCAAAGCATGGATTCAAATACATATTGAATAAGCTTCTTTGTGAGTTACTACAAGAAGATATTCATATTGATACTCCCACAATCATATCCTCTAATATTATGAATAGATTGAGGCACAAGAAAGCTCTTATTGTTCTAGATGATGTGAATAGCTCTGATCTTCTTGATCTTTTGCTCGGAGTAGGACATGATTATCTAGGAGTTGGTAGCAGAGTTATTGTGACAACTCGAGATAAGCATGTCCTTACAAGTAGAGCACTTGACCAAATTCTTGAAGTCAAGGAAATGAACTATCATAACTCCCTTAAACTCTTTAGCTTGAATGCCTTTAACCAAATCCATCCACCTGAGAATGGATTCCGGGAGCTATCGAAGAGAGCAGTTGCTTATGCCAAAGGCAACCCTTTAGCTCTAAAGGTTTTGGGATCGTTTCTTCGTTCCAAAAGTGAAAATGAGTGGGACAGTGCACTAGCAAAATTGAAAGGAACTCCTGATGCAAATGTTCATAAGGTGTTGAGATTGAGCTTTGATGAATTGGATGATGCAGAAAAGAATATATTTCTTGACATTGCATGTTTTTTCAAAggggaagaaagagaaaaagtaaTAATGATATTGAATTCCTGTGGTTTCCATGCAAATATAGGGATAAGAAACCTTTTAGACAAGGCTCTGATAACAATAACCAAAATGAAGAGAATACAAATGCATGACTTGATACAAGAGATGGGTCAAGAAATTGTCTGTGAAGAGTCTGCTAAAATTCCTGGGGGACAAAGTAGATTGTGGAACCCTGATGAAGTTTGTGACATACTGAAGAATGATAAA GGGACTGATGCAATTGAAAGCATATTCTTGGACATGACTCAAACCACAGATCTATATATAAGCTCCAATGCATTTAGAAAGATGCCAAATCTAAGGTTACTTGCCTTTGCTGATAGCATTGGTCATGGGGAAAGGAGAACAAACAATAATTTGTATCTTCCAATAAATCTTGAATTACCTAATAGCTTGAGATATATTCAGTGGGATGGATATCCATTGAAATCTTTACCATCCATTGGTTGGCCTAAAAACTTGGTTGAGATTTCCATGCCATACAGCAATGTCGAGAAACTTTGGGACGGAGTACAG AATTTACCAAGTTTAGAGATAATCGACCTTCGAGGCTCCAAGCGCTTGATAGAGTGTCCAAATTTCTCAGCCACCCCAAATTTAAAAGAAGTATGGTTCAATTTCTGTGAAAGCTTGACTCATGTTCACCCTTCTATTTTCTCTCTTGAGAAGCTTGAATTTTTAGCTGTGTATGGATGCAAAGAACTCAAGAGCCTATGCAGTAGCCATTGTTCACCTTCTCTTCATACAGTGGTTGCCTATAACTGCCCTAATCTCCAAGAGTTCTCAGTCCCAATTCTGCATCAAGATTCCAAAATTCATTTGCATTTGAGATCAACTCCTTTGAAAGAACTTCCACCATCAATTCTGCATCTTAAACACCTTGTAAACTTCTCTTTTCCAATTAGCAAGAATCTTGCAAAACTTCCTGCAAATTTTGCTAATCAAATCATGCTTTCTGACATCAGTGAACACGAGCAAGACGTGGTCACCACTCTGCATTCAGTACTACCCAGCCCTGTTTTCAAACATGTAAAGCTTCTCAAATTTGATAATTGCCATAGCTTAACCGAACTCCCTGACAACATCTCTTTGCTATCATCATTAGTGAAACTAAGCTTTCATAAAACCAATGTCATAGGCTTACCTGAAAGCATTAAGTTTCTTCCACAACTCAAAGTTCTTAAAGTTTGTCACTGTGAAATGCTGCAATTTATACCAGTGTTTCCACCTTCTGTTGAATGTCTTAAGGTATGGGATTGTAAATCTTTGAAGACAATATTGAGTTTGGAAAGTGAAACACCCAAACAACATGCAGGTACTTTCATATTCCTGGACTGCATGAATTTTGATGAAAATTCATGCAATGCCATTCTGAAAGATGCTATTGCTAGGACAAAATGTTGGATGGAAACAATACTAACAACCGAATCAGAAGTCTCGGAAGAACAACGAGACAATGAAGATCATACTGTGATTAATTTTGGGAAGATCTGTTATTTCTTTCCTATAAGAGGTAGCATACTTCAAGAGTTTTTCCATGACTACTCTGCTCAATCTTCATTTAGTACTAAAGTGCCTCCAAGCTCCAATTTGTGTGGGTTCATTTTCTTCTTGGTTCTTTCTGGAGCACAATCATGCAGCACTGATGAACTTGTTATTAACTTTGAGTGCGAATGTTACTTGGAAACAAGCTGGGGAGAAAGTATCCATGTAGCAAGTTCCGCCATTGTCGAATGGGACTGCGATATGACCTTTGGATACCAGCTGAATGTTATGCAGGATCATGTGTTGTTATGGTATGATGAAGAATGTTCAAAGCAGATAATGGAAGCAGTTAAAGGAAGAGAATCTATTACTGAAAAGAATTCCCATTTTAATGCAAAGGTGACAGTTAAGTTCGTTGCTCGGCTACCAAACAAAGAGGAAGCAATGATAAAAGAGTGTGGCGTCCGATGGATATATTCAAATATGGAGGCAGGATCATGA
- the LOC112708788 gene encoding uncharacterized protein isoform X3, protein MASLVIGFLSKRKNIPLLQITSDLLLFILPMDDYLPSADLIGGSIILQDTPIINANFILSDDSEIYDPTVNSWNELRSPVDHPLFSQSEVQGCLDIGDPVYTCLYCGASFWLLERVEKQLRINQPLFTLCCFQGKIASFYTLLFSRKNSITVSSESSRFII, encoded by the exons ATGGCCTCTCTGGTTATAGGTTTTCTTTCAAAAAGGAAAAACATTCCCCTTCTACAAATCACGTCAGATCTCCTGCTCTTCATTCTTCCGATGGATGATTATCTGCCTTCTGCAGATTTGATTG gggGATCAATTATTTTGCAAGATACTCCAATTATTAATGCCAATTTCATATTATCAG ATGACTCTGAAATATATGATCCTACTGTAAATTCTTGGAATGAGCTTCGGTCTCCTGTTGATCATCCACTTTTTTCACAAAGTGAAGTTCAAG GTTGTCTCGATATTGGTGACCCTGTGTATACTTGTCTATATTGTGGTGCGTCGTTTTGGTTACTAGAGCGGGTTGAAAAACAGTTAAGAATTAATCAGCCTCTTTTTACACTTTGTTGTTTTCAAGGAAAAATAGCCTCTTTTTACACTTTGTTGTTTTCAAGGAAAAATTCAATTACCGTATCTTCAGAAAGCTCcagatttattatataa
- the LOC140175033 gene encoding uncharacterized protein, whose amino-acid sequence MTSISVSNKDLPFGGKIIVLGGDFRQVLPVIPKASRAEIVMASINSSILWKHFEVLTLTKNMRLESATNQSNLEELKRFFDWILQIGEGCIGTIINEKLLVQIPNEFLIFPSDNPIDDIINAIYPDIVRNFDDTGFFQDRAILAPTVEIVEEINDHIVQLLPGTEKEYLSADSICGSDAYCDVDVDWINTEFLNQIKCSGLPNHSLKLKKGVPIILLRNIDPAGGLCNGTRLIVRDLGTNVIGAEIVSGSHIGDKVFIPRMNLIPSDAGIPFKFQRRQFPINLCFAMTINKSQGQTLSSVGLFLRRPVFSHGQLYVAISRVKSKDGLRILVSGEENDDSTLTHNVVFKEIFDKIL is encoded by the coding sequence ATGACGTCGATTTCAGTGTCTAACAAAGATCTACCTTTTGGAGGAAAAATCATTGTTCTTGGAGGTGATTTTCGACAGGTTTTGCCTGTTATTCCTAAAGCTTCTCGTGCTGAGATTGTTATGGCATCAATCAATTCTTCAATTCTTTGGAAGCACTTTGAAGTGTTGACGTTGACAAAAAATATGCGGTTAGAAAGTGCTACAAATCAATCAaatttggaagaattgaaaaggTTTTTCGATTGGATTCTTCAGATTGGAGAAGGGTGTATTGGGACAATAATTAACGAAAAGCTTTTAGTTCAAATTCCAAATGAGTTTCTGATTTTTCCTTCTGATAATCCAATTGATGATATTATAAATGCAATTTATCCTGACATAGTTAGAAACTTTGATGATACTGGTTTTTTCCAAGACAGAGCCATATTAGCTCCAACAGTAGAGATTGTTGAAGAAATCAATGATCACATTGTTCAATTGCTACCTGGGACAGAAAAAGAGTATCTAAGTGCTGATTCTATATGTGGTAGTGATGCTTATTGTGACGTTGATGTTGATTGGATAAATActgaatttttgaatcaaataaaatgtTCAGGGTTACCGAATCActcattgaaattgaagaaaggtGTGCCTATTATTTTGTTGAGAAATATTGATCCAGCTGGTGGTTTATGCAATGGTACTCGCCTTATTGTTAGAGATCTAGGAACAAATGTGATTGGAGCTGAGATTGTCTCAGGGAGTCACATTGGAGATAAAGTTTTCATTCCTCGGATGAATTTAATTCCAAGTGACGCTGGGATACCTTTCAAATTTCAACGGAGACAATTTCCTATAAACTTGTGCTTTGCAATGACTATCAATAAGAGTCAAGGTCAAACTCTATCCAGTGTTGGACTGTTCTTGCGTCGACCGGTATTTTCTCATGGTCAACTCTATGTCGCTATTTCTCGAGTGAAGAGCAAAGATGGTTTAAGAATTTTGGTATCTGGCGAGGAAAATGATGATTCTACTTTAACTCATAATGTCGTATTTAAAGAAATATTTgataagattttataa